A window of Sutcliffiella cohnii contains these coding sequences:
- a CDS encoding IS256 family transposase: MSHFNTDKLDLATILKISMQDLLKEKIETILREEIKSVLENEPVGEGNSRNGYYPRTLDTMYGRVEDLAVPRDRKGEFTTNMFEPYQRRMVAVDELVVQLYQHGVGVRQVGSILKNLLGEQYSPGTISNITSAVMEDVIEWQNRPLKERYCALFLDALFVKIRRDTVAKEAVYIVLGITPEGHREILGFYVGGIESSNGWKEILQDLRNRGVQEVLLGVFDGLTGLEEAFRSIFPKADVQRCVIHKVRSTMNKARKKDQAELSTDFKKVYTSSTYEEAEKAFGELREKWKKRYSREIASWEEDLPVLLTFLRYPEDVQKYIYTTNLIERTIKEIRKRLKTMNSLPNIEAAEKITYLTSIDYNERWSRRKLSGFGLAHDQILKMFEERYPKA; the protein is encoded by the coding sequence ATGTCTCATTTTAACACAGATAAATTAGATTTAGCCACTATCTTAAAAATCTCCATGCAGGATCTCCTAAAGGAGAAAATAGAAACTATCTTGCGTGAGGAAATCAAGAGTGTACTAGAGAACGAACCTGTCGGAGAAGGAAATTCGCGTAACGGATACTATCCGAGGACTCTCGACACCATGTATGGCCGCGTTGAAGATTTGGCTGTTCCCCGTGATCGTAAGGGAGAGTTCACAACTAATATGTTTGAGCCTTATCAGAGGCGAATGGTTGCAGTAGATGAGCTCGTTGTTCAACTTTATCAACACGGGGTTGGAGTCCGTCAGGTAGGGAGCATCTTGAAAAACTTGCTTGGGGAACAATATTCCCCTGGCACCATATCGAATATCACATCTGCCGTGATGGAGGATGTGATTGAATGGCAGAACCGCCCTTTAAAGGAGCGCTATTGTGCTTTATTTCTTGATGCTTTATTTGTAAAGATTCGTAGAGATACAGTAGCCAAAGAAGCTGTCTATATTGTTCTAGGAATTACTCCGGAAGGCCACAGGGAAATCCTTGGTTTTTATGTAGGAGGAATAGAATCTTCAAATGGTTGGAAGGAAATCCTCCAGGACCTGCGCAACAGAGGAGTACAGGAAGTACTGCTAGGCGTTTTTGACGGACTGACTGGTCTCGAAGAGGCATTTCGTTCCATCTTTCCAAAAGCTGATGTTCAACGTTGTGTAATACACAAGGTCCGTTCCACTATGAATAAAGCACGTAAGAAGGATCAAGCTGAGCTAAGTACTGATTTTAAAAAAGTCTATACATCAAGCACATACGAAGAAGCTGAGAAAGCGTTCGGAGAGCTCAGGGAGAAATGGAAAAAGCGCTACAGTCGAGAAATAGCTTCTTGGGAAGAAGACCTTCCAGTACTCTTAACCTTTTTACGCTACCCTGAGGATGTCCAAAAGTACATCTACACTACAAATCTTATTGAGCGTACCATTAAGGAAATCCGCAAGAGGTTAAAAACCATGAATAGCCTGCCTAACATTGAAGCAGCTGAAAAGATTACGTACCTGACCTCTATCGACTATAACGAGCGCTGGTCAAGAAGAAAACTAAGTGGATTCGGCCTAGCTCATGATCAAATATTAAAAATGTTTGAGGAGCGGTATCCCAAAGCCTAA
- a CDS encoding MetQ/NlpA family ABC transporter substrate-binding protein, whose protein sequence is MKKILLSIVSLLLVAFLAACGGKDTGGALSEDKLVIGVTAGPHEQVMEKVKEVAAKDGLEIDIKVFTEYVMPNTALAEGELDVNSFQTKPFLDNVVKERNYDLVDIAPTLTFPMGIYSEKFASVDELEEGAKLGLPNDPTNGGRALILFQSAGLITLKDGVGDQATVKDIVDNPKNFEFIELEASQLPRQLDELAGAAINTNFAIEHGYVPTEDSIFIEGSDSPWVNLLVVRGENKEDPVLEKLLKAYHSDEVKQFIEETFSGSVIPSW, encoded by the coding sequence ATGAAAAAGATATTATTGTCCATTGTAAGTTTATTATTAGTAGCATTTTTAGCAGCATGTGGAGGAAAGGATACTGGAGGGGCACTAAGTGAAGATAAATTAGTTATTGGAGTAACAGCAGGACCACATGAGCAAGTAATGGAAAAAGTGAAAGAAGTAGCTGCAAAAGACGGATTAGAAATTGACATTAAAGTGTTTACGGAATATGTAATGCCAAATACTGCTCTAGCAGAAGGTGAACTAGATGTGAATAGTTTCCAAACGAAACCGTTTTTAGATAACGTTGTGAAGGAAAGAAATTATGATCTAGTCGACATTGCACCAACATTAACGTTCCCAATGGGTATTTATTCTGAAAAATTTGCGTCTGTTGATGAACTAGAAGAGGGAGCAAAATTAGGCTTACCGAATGACCCGACTAACGGAGGTCGCGCATTAATCCTATTCCAATCTGCTGGTCTTATTACGTTAAAAGATGGAGTTGGTGACCAAGCGACAGTAAAAGATATCGTTGATAACCCGAAGAACTTTGAATTTATCGAATTAGAAGCATCTCAACTTCCTAGACAATTAGACGAACTAGCTGGAGCTGCAATTAATACGAACTTTGCAATTGAACACGGATATGTTCCAACAGAAGATTCCATCTTTATCGAAGGTAGTGACTCACCGTGGGTAAACTTACTAGTTGTTCGTGGTGAAAATAAAGAAGATCCTGTTTTAGAAAAATTACTAAAAGCGTACCACTCCGATGAAGTAAAACAATTCATCGAAGAAACGTTTAGTGGATCTGTTATTCCTTCTTGGTAA
- a CDS encoding iron-containing alcohol dehydrogenase family protein, protein MIVRGAPNNYQCRVGVLDDLEVILQNEGYQKVLCITGEKSLEAASNYLPNFSTVSVSFETYNGECSPSEVQRYHRIIEREQYDAIIGLGGGKVLDLTKTVGDSVKKDVILIPTLAATCAAWTPLSVLYDDEGSFIRFEYYSKSTFYVLVEPRIISEAPVQFLKAGIGDTLAKWYEAKSLIHSLDPLPVSVQIALQAARLCKDLLLEKSLPAIEAVEAQKVTDDLLAVVEANILLGGMVGGYGDYYGRVAAAHSVHNALTHIRACHSLLHGEKVAYGVLVQLALEKEWDEIELLLPLYEKLGLPASLESLGLTLQNSEELDLIAEKTLLPSESIHYMKDSYKKADIISAIEKLQAYKKITR, encoded by the coding sequence ATGATTGTAAGAGGTGCTCCTAACAATTATCAATGTAGAGTTGGAGTGTTAGATGACTTAGAGGTAATTTTACAGAATGAAGGATATCAAAAAGTATTGTGTATTACTGGTGAAAAATCACTGGAGGCAGCTTCAAACTATTTACCGAATTTCTCGACTGTTTCTGTATCTTTTGAAACGTACAACGGGGAATGTTCGCCATCTGAAGTTCAGCGGTATCATCGTATAATCGAACGAGAGCAATATGATGCCATAATCGGGCTTGGGGGAGGAAAAGTTTTAGATTTAACGAAAACTGTCGGTGATAGTGTTAAGAAAGATGTGATACTCATTCCGACGTTAGCGGCTACTTGTGCAGCGTGGACACCGTTAAGTGTACTTTATGACGATGAAGGCTCGTTTATAAGGTTTGAATATTATTCAAAGAGTACTTTTTACGTTTTAGTAGAACCGCGAATTATTAGCGAGGCTCCTGTCCAATTTCTAAAAGCAGGTATTGGAGATACGCTCGCAAAATGGTACGAAGCCAAGTCGTTAATACATAGTTTAGATCCACTTCCTGTATCGGTACAAATAGCATTACAGGCAGCAAGGCTATGTAAAGACCTTTTGTTAGAAAAAAGTTTACCTGCTATTGAAGCAGTAGAAGCTCAAAAAGTGACGGATGATTTACTAGCTGTAGTGGAAGCGAACATATTATTAGGTGGAATGGTTGGCGGTTACGGTGATTATTACGGTCGAGTTGCTGCAGCACACTCTGTTCATAACGCACTAACACATATACGTGCATGCCATTCTCTCCTTCACGGAGAAAAAGTTGCTTACGGTGTTTTAGTTCAACTCGCATTAGAGAAAGAGTGGGATGAAATCGAACTGCTCCTCCCTCTATATGAGAAGCTAGGTTTACCTGCCTCATTAGAATCGTTAGGACTAACGTTACAAAATAGTGAAGAGCTTGATTTAATAGCCGAAAAAACATTATTACCCTCTGAATCTATTCATTATATGAAAGATTCGTATAAAAAAGCGGACATTATATCCGCAATAGAAAAATTACAAGCATACAAAAAAATTACGAGGTGA
- a CDS encoding short-chain fatty acid transporter — MLNRIANKFSKFVERYLPDAFVIAVLMTLFVLLIGFFMNPMEPKTLFTSFGNGFWAYLAFTMQMVLLLMTGMALASVPVIQRLLTALASKAKTANQAYVLTFLVASAAYYINWGLAVVVGAIIAREVGKRNKKAHFPLLVASAYTPTVLYTAGFSSSIGLTVATEGHFLEGVMGVIPTSQTIFHPGTFIILLTLLITVPLFIVLMAPKKDIISYNPPILKNARTPENETNSSSPALRLENTPILGMIIGAIGIIYIVIEFVGGRDLDLNIINLIFLSLGLFLHRSLGQYAKAFKEAAGAISPIILQFPFYAGIIAVLGSSGIAESIINGMASIANEQTFSVFSYWTAGLVNILAPSGGGQWVLQGPLQVPAGMQLGVDPAVTAMAVGWGDAWTNLIQPFWALPILSVVGLHIRHIMGYCILLSIWVGIVTTILLFFVY; from the coding sequence ATGTTAAACAGGATAGCGAATAAGTTTTCTAAGTTTGTGGAGCGTTATTTACCAGATGCGTTTGTCATTGCGGTATTGATGACGCTCTTCGTTCTGCTTATCGGTTTTTTCATGAATCCAATGGAACCGAAGACGCTATTCACTTCTTTTGGAAATGGATTTTGGGCGTACCTAGCCTTTACGATGCAAATGGTTCTCTTATTAATGACTGGTATGGCGTTAGCATCCGTTCCTGTTATTCAGCGTTTACTTACAGCGCTAGCATCAAAGGCGAAAACGGCAAATCAAGCGTATGTGCTAACATTTTTAGTAGCATCGGCTGCCTATTATATTAACTGGGGATTAGCGGTCGTAGTAGGTGCGATTATTGCAAGAGAAGTTGGAAAGAGGAATAAAAAAGCACATTTTCCGCTGTTAGTAGCATCAGCATATACACCGACAGTATTATATACGGCAGGATTCTCCAGTTCCATTGGATTAACGGTTGCGACGGAAGGCCATTTTCTAGAAGGTGTTATGGGTGTCATACCAACTTCGCAAACGATTTTTCATCCAGGTACTTTTATTATACTACTAACTCTTCTAATCACTGTTCCACTATTCATCGTCCTGATGGCACCGAAAAAAGATATTATTTCTTACAATCCTCCTATTCTTAAAAATGCTCGTACTCCTGAAAATGAAACGAATAGTTCAAGCCCAGCTTTACGTTTAGAAAATACCCCTATTCTTGGTATGATCATTGGGGCTATTGGCATTATTTATATTGTTATAGAGTTTGTAGGTGGGCGTGATTTAGATTTAAATATTATTAATCTAATCTTCTTATCATTAGGGTTATTTCTTCATCGCTCGCTTGGTCAGTACGCAAAAGCGTTTAAGGAAGCGGCTGGTGCGATTTCACCAATCATTTTACAATTTCCGTTCTATGCAGGTATTATCGCCGTATTAGGTAGTTCTGGAATTGCGGAGTCCATTATTAACGGCATGGCATCCATTGCGAACGAACAAACATTTTCTGTCTTCTCCTATTGGACAGCCGGCTTAGTAAATATACTGGCTCCATCCGGTGGTGGACAATGGGTACTCCAAGGTCCATTACAAGTTCCGGCAGGGATGCAATTAGGTGTTGATCCAGCCGTGACTGCCATGGCTGTAGGTTGGGGAGATGCTTGGACAAATCTTATTCAACCGTTTTGGGCATTACCGATCTTAAGTGTAGTGGGATTGCATATTCGTCACATTATGGGATATTGTATCCTCCTTAGTATTTGGGTAGGGATTGTTACGACAATTTTATTATTTTTCGTATATTAG
- the rarD gene encoding EamA family transporter RarD, translated as MNTNSNREQGIGMLFAALSYVLWGFLPLYWKLVDDIPAAEVLAHRVVWSLVFMFIILLLVGKFTSFWEELKALLTNRKRLVAISFASVFISINWGLYIWAVASEQLVQASLGYYINPLVSILLGIIVLKEKLSTLQTISFIIAAVGVLNLAFNFGEFPWLALLLAFSFGIYGLLKKMVQLGALVGLAIETLLITPFALLFLVFMPWGDAFGTSGGTTILLIVAGIATAVPLLLFASGAKRIPLSLVGLLQYIAPTITLILGVFLFNEPFTGVHLFSFICIWAALTLYTLSISKWFKVQPVKKTLQG; from the coding sequence ATGAACACAAATTCTAATAGAGAACAAGGGATCGGAATGTTGTTTGCCGCCCTATCGTATGTATTATGGGGGTTTCTCCCACTATATTGGAAGTTAGTAGATGATATTCCAGCGGCTGAGGTACTAGCCCATCGAGTTGTCTGGTCACTCGTATTTATGTTTATTATTCTTTTATTAGTTGGAAAATTTACTAGCTTTTGGGAAGAATTAAAGGCATTGTTGACGAATCGGAAACGACTAGTAGCGATTAGCTTTGCCTCTGTTTTTATTAGCATCAATTGGGGATTGTATATTTGGGCTGTCGCTAGTGAACAGTTAGTACAGGCGAGTCTTGGTTATTACATTAATCCGCTCGTTAGTATTTTACTAGGTATAATTGTATTAAAAGAAAAACTATCAACACTACAAACGATCTCTTTTATTATTGCTGCAGTAGGGGTACTAAATTTAGCGTTCAATTTCGGTGAATTCCCATGGTTAGCACTTTTATTAGCATTCAGCTTCGGTATTTACGGATTGTTGAAGAAAATGGTTCAATTAGGTGCGTTAGTAGGGCTAGCAATTGAAACATTACTTATCACACCGTTCGCACTACTTTTCTTGGTGTTTATGCCTTGGGGCGATGCGTTCGGTACGAGTGGTGGAACTACCATACTATTAATTGTAGCAGGTATCGCTACAGCTGTACCACTTCTATTATTTGCAAGTGGGGCAAAGCGAATTCCGTTATCGCTAGTAGGACTATTACAATATATTGCTCCAACGATTACGCTTATTTTAGGTGTTTTCTTATTTAATGAACCATTTACTGGGGTACACCTATTCTCGTTTATTTGTATATGGGCAGCCTTAACCCTATACACTTTATCGATTTCAAAATGGTTTAAAGTACAACCGGTGAAGAAAACGCTGCAAGGATAA
- a CDS encoding TAXI family TRAP transporter solute-binding subunit, translating to MKRIALLFVSVLLIGTVLAACGGNDSGGNASEDGLDTNIVTIATGGSSGPYHIIGTTLANEYTNTFDVNSKPQSTGASVENINLIKEGKVEMAFVMSDVLTDAVNGTGSFSEPVTEVAQMARLYPNYVQIITTANSGIETVEDLVGKRVAVGDQNSGVEVNARNLLAGHGITYDDITVDYLGYAEAADGLKSGAIDAAFLTSGLPNASVLELSKTLDIKLVSVKPENIEKIAQDQPYFVSLEIPADTYGNAEPIPTAAIMNALVVSSDLSEDDVYQLTKLFFEKLDVLGNSHQAATEVTLELAQEGTVAPVHPGAQKYYDEQK from the coding sequence ATGAAAAGAATTGCACTTCTATTTGTAAGCGTTTTACTAATTGGTACTGTGCTAGCTGCATGTGGGGGAAATGATAGCGGCGGTAACGCTAGTGAAGATGGATTAGATACGAACATTGTAACGATTGCAACTGGTGGATCTTCAGGTCCATATCATATTATTGGTACTACTTTAGCGAATGAGTACACAAATACGTTTGATGTGAACTCAAAACCTCAATCAACTGGTGCTTCTGTTGAAAACATTAACTTAATTAAAGAAGGTAAAGTAGAAATGGCCTTCGTTATGAGTGACGTATTAACAGACGCAGTAAATGGAACAGGAAGCTTCTCTGAACCTGTAACAGAAGTAGCGCAAATGGCTAGACTGTATCCGAACTACGTTCAAATTATTACAACTGCTAACTCTGGAATTGAAACAGTTGAAGACTTAGTTGGTAAACGTGTTGCTGTTGGGGATCAAAACTCTGGTGTAGAAGTTAACGCTAGAAACTTACTTGCTGGACATGGCATTACATATGATGACATTACAGTAGATTACTTGGGATATGCAGAAGCGGCTGACGGATTAAAATCTGGTGCCATTGATGCAGCATTTTTAACAAGTGGTCTTCCAAATGCATCTGTTCTAGAACTTTCTAAAACACTTGATATTAAATTAGTTTCTGTAAAACCAGAAAACATTGAAAAAATTGCGCAAGACCAACCATATTTCGTATCATTAGAAATTCCAGCTGATACGTATGGTAACGCTGAACCTATTCCTACTGCTGCAATTATGAACGCGTTAGTAGTAAGTAGTGACTTAAGTGAAGACGATGTATATCAATTAACAAAGCTATTTTTCGAAAAGCTTGATGTACTAGGTAACTCTCACCAAGCTGCAACAGAGGTAACGTTAGAACTTGCTCAAGAAGGAACGGTTGCACCAGTGCATCCAGGAGCACAAAAATATTACGATGAGCAAAAATAA
- a CDS encoding DUF1850 domain-containing protein, protein MSKNKFLYLGGTFLLVLLVFLFYRVSIIQVSYNNSSFYIEDDMFEIGWIHSVEKEPWYETYENINDQLYLTVTKFKTFGAGTPSDEEVIPSQDGFIHMKVNRPMDAVHLVVSKNVKSTLYTNDKIIPLYELVDDYETITIEIIDIPLWRLLRGA, encoded by the coding sequence ATGAGCAAAAATAAGTTTTTATATTTAGGGGGCACTTTCCTATTAGTGCTCCTTGTTTTCCTCTTTTATCGTGTTTCTATTATACAAGTTTCCTATAATAATAGTAGCTTTTATATAGAAGACGATATGTTCGAAATCGGGTGGATCCATTCCGTTGAAAAAGAACCGTGGTATGAAACATACGAAAATATTAATGACCAGCTATATTTAACCGTAACGAAATTTAAAACGTTCGGAGCTGGAACCCCCTCTGATGAAGAAGTTATTCCTTCCCAGGATGGATTTATTCATATGAAAGTGAACCGCCCAATGGATGCCGTCCATTTAGTTGTCTCGAAAAATGTTAAATCCACCCTTTATACTAATGATAAGATAATCCCTTTATATGAACTCGTTGATGATTATGAAACGATTACGATTGAAATAATAGATATACCGTTATGGCGGTTGCTGAGAGGTGCTTAA
- a CDS encoding TRAP transporter permease has translation MTEKDTKNHLVEEEISEDKKQQILEKFDAESKVRKFVNKKTIIFVSILAILYSLFHLYITFNPMPTLQQRAIHVAAGIALIFIIYPTTKKQNRSKVAWYDWILFIAALSSAGYLIVEYNAIVTERGGIPNKLDVAFAIMTVVLVLEAARRVTGIILPILALVFLAYPFVSHMSWIPRKMMTRQYDLGDIFGQLYLKTEGLFSTAIGASVNFIFLFILFGAFLAKSGMGKFFNDLALAIAGHKQGGPAKVAVISSGFMGSINGAAVANVVGTGAFTIPLMKRIGYSKNFSGAVEASASVGGQILPPIMGASAFVMAETTGVAYGTIALAALIPAVLYFLAVIMQVHFRAGKENLRGIPKADLPRVKEIMADRGHLLLPILVLVVLLYQNMPIGHAAFWTLVSTVVIASIRKSTRMGVKDIIEALDSGARQSLSVMVACAVVGIIIGVVSLTSFGNVMTSSIASLGGNSLFLTLFFTMIASMILGMGLPSIPAYIITATMAAPALAEFGIPILIAHMFVFYFGIFANITPPVALAAFAGAGISGGDPMRTGFAALKLAIAGFLIPYLFVYNPALLMIDTTGVAVNAREFPMAPILDIVLITITAIIGVIALSAAVERFFITKLNVVMSIILGAGALMSIIPGTYSDMIGIAIIAIIFALNYMQNKKENTNKTISA, from the coding sequence ATGACGGAAAAAGATACGAAAAACCATTTAGTAGAAGAAGAAATTTCCGAAGACAAAAAGCAACAAATATTAGAAAAATTCGATGCTGAATCAAAGGTCCGTAAGTTTGTTAATAAAAAAACGATCATCTTTGTTTCTATTCTTGCTATTTTGTACTCACTCTTTCATTTATATATTACATTTAATCCTATGCCAACGTTGCAGCAAAGAGCGATTCACGTTGCGGCAGGTATAGCTTTAATTTTTATTATTTATCCAACGACGAAAAAGCAAAACCGTAGTAAAGTAGCTTGGTATGATTGGATTTTATTCATAGCTGCACTAAGCTCTGCTGGATATTTAATTGTGGAATATAATGCTATAGTTACCGAACGAGGTGGCATTCCTAACAAACTTGATGTTGCTTTTGCAATTATGACAGTTGTACTAGTATTAGAAGCTGCTAGACGTGTAACAGGTATTATTCTACCAATTTTAGCATTAGTTTTCTTAGCATATCCATTCGTTAGTCATATGAGTTGGATACCTAGAAAAATGATGACTCGTCAATACGACTTAGGAGATATTTTCGGTCAGCTATATTTAAAAACGGAAGGATTGTTCTCGACAGCAATCGGTGCTTCTGTTAACTTCATTTTCTTATTTATTTTATTTGGAGCTTTTTTAGCGAAGTCAGGGATGGGGAAATTTTTCAACGATCTTGCCCTTGCCATTGCGGGACATAAACAAGGTGGACCTGCAAAAGTTGCCGTTATTTCTAGTGGATTTATGGGAAGTATTAACGGTGCCGCAGTTGCAAACGTAGTTGGTACAGGTGCGTTTACGATTCCACTAATGAAGCGTATCGGTTATTCAAAAAACTTCTCCGGTGCAGTAGAAGCTAGTGCCTCTGTTGGTGGACAAATATTACCACCAATAATGGGTGCGAGTGCGTTTGTTATGGCGGAAACGACTGGTGTTGCTTACGGAACAATTGCACTTGCAGCGTTAATCCCGGCCGTACTTTATTTCTTAGCGGTAATTATGCAAGTTCACTTCCGTGCTGGAAAAGAAAACTTACGAGGCATCCCAAAAGCGGATCTTCCTCGCGTAAAAGAAATTATGGCAGACCGAGGACATTTATTATTGCCTATTTTAGTCCTTGTTGTATTACTATATCAAAATATGCCAATCGGACATGCTGCATTTTGGACACTAGTATCTACTGTCGTTATTGCAAGCATTAGAAAGAGTACGAGAATGGGAGTAAAGGATATTATTGAAGCGTTAGATTCCGGGGCAAGACAGTCATTATCTGTTATGGTTGCCTGTGCGGTTGTAGGTATTATTATCGGAGTTGTAAGTTTAACTAGCTTCGGTAACGTAATGACATCGTCTATCGCATCATTAGGTGGGAATTCACTATTTTTAACACTATTCTTTACGATGATTGCTTCAATGATTTTAGGAATGGGTTTACCTTCTATCCCTGCTTATATCATTACTGCTACAATGGCAGCACCGGCGTTAGCAGAGTTCGGGATTCCGATTTTAATTGCACATATGTTTGTATTCTACTTCGGTATTTTTGCAAACATTACACCACCAGTTGCGCTAGCAGCATTTGCTGGTGCAGGTATTTCAGGTGGAGATCCGATGCGGACTGGATTCGCTGCCTTAAAGCTAGCAATCGCCGGATTTTTAATTCCATACCTATTCGTATACAACCCTGCATTGTTAATGATTGATACGACAGGTGTAGCAGTAAATGCAAGGGAATTCCCGATGGCACCTATATTAGATATCGTCTTAATTACGATTACGGCTATTATCGGTGTTATTGCATTAAGTGCTGCTGTAGAAAGATTTTTCATCACTAAGCTTAACGTAGTAATGAGCATTATTTTAGGTGCTGGTGCATTAATGTCGATTATTCCAGGAACATATTCAGATATGATTGGTATCGCCATTATCGCTATCATCTTCGCACTAAATTACATGCAAAACAAAAAAGAAAATACGAACAAGACGATAAGTGCTTAA
- a CDS encoding WG repeat-containing protein — protein MKKGLLLIFCLALLFLAACTSGTSSNSSKSNSSKNTLYKVRDYKYDEDYYEFVNDIRYGFMNKKGEVVINYQFDYVGEFSEGLAVVYIGDKYGFINESGEYVINPQYDYAEKFTDGLAAVQLNGKYGYINKKGEYVINPQFDNAYPFSEGLAAVSVGDKFGFIDKDGTYTINPQFEYVGQFSEGLAWVELSERIGYIDKTGKYVINPQFDSPYYMDYGNLDFRDGIALVMVKDTFGFIDHKGQYVINPQFEWANPFTDGLASVSVGGKYGFINKEGSFVINPQFDWAGSFSDGLAVVADWDIEAYGYINKKGNYVLNPSEKQYVWADNFQNGLAYAILDDENEGYIDKDGNVVYNYLTEMTYIGRYGY, from the coding sequence ATGAAGAAAGGTTTATTGCTAATTTTTTGTTTAGCTCTATTATTTTTAGCAGCATGTACATCAGGCACGTCTAGTAATTCTAGTAAATCTAACTCTAGTAAAAATACACTATATAAAGTGCGTGATTACAAATATGACGAAGATTATTATGAGTTCGTTAATGACATTCGTTACGGGTTTATGAATAAAAAAGGTGAAGTGGTTATTAATTATCAGTTTGATTATGTTGGTGAATTTTCGGAAGGATTAGCAGTCGTGTACATAGGGGATAAGTATGGATTTATTAACGAATCTGGTGAGTACGTTATTAATCCTCAATATGATTACGCCGAAAAGTTTACAGACGGTTTAGCGGCGGTCCAATTAAATGGCAAGTATGGCTATATTAATAAAAAGGGCGAGTATGTTATTAACCCTCAATTTGATAATGCCTATCCGTTTTCAGAAGGGTTAGCAGCAGTATCCGTTGGAGATAAATTTGGATTTATTGATAAAGATGGAACGTACACAATCAATCCACAATTTGAATATGTAGGACAATTTTCGGAGGGGCTTGCTTGGGTAGAGTTGAGTGAGAGAATAGGTTACATTGATAAAACAGGTAAATATGTGATTAATCCTCAGTTCGACAGTCCTTATTACATGGATTACGGTAATCTTGATTTTCGCGATGGTATTGCGTTAGTAATGGTGAAAGACACATTTGGTTTTATTGATCACAAAGGCCAGTATGTCATTAATCCTCAGTTTGAATGGGCAAATCCGTTTACAGACGGTTTAGCTTCTGTTTCTGTAGGAGGAAAATATGGATTTATTAATAAAGAAGGATCGTTCGTTATTAATCCTCAATTTGATTGGGCAGGTAGTTTTAGTGACGGGCTAGCGGTAGTCGCAGATTGGGATATCGAAGCATACGGATATATAAATAAAAAAGGGAATTATGTTTTAAATCCTTCTGAAAAACAATATGTATGGGCAGATAACTTTCAAAATGGGTTAGCCTATGCCATCTTAGATGACGAGAATGAAGGATATATTGATAAAGATGGAAATGTTGTTTACAACTATCTTACTGAAATGACGTACATTGGAAGATACGGGTATTAG